The DNA region CCTTCAGGGTCCTCCTACGCAGGTGCATCGCCTGCAGGCACGGACGGCGATTCGAATGCTGGATGCCCGATGTCCGAACGGGGCATTTAGGACTCGCGCTCGGATCGCAGGGTGGGGAGTTGGTCGTTCGACCAGATCTTCCGCATGAATCTCGGGTTCTTGGAGGACATGTCGATCTGGTAGAAGCTGTCGCCGCTCGGTGCGGGAAGGCCCAGGATCTCGGCGAGGTTTCTTGCCAGCCAGCGCTCGATCTTCAGGACGACCATCTTCTTGCGCAGGCGACCCTGCACGTCGCGGTTCAGCACCGTCGGAAGCGTGTTGAGGGTGAGGATCTCGTCGATCGCGGTGCTCGCCATCTTCTCCCGGCCCTCGGCGCTCGCGTAGAAATGGGTGACGCCGAACACGATGCGGCCAGGGTGGATCTGCTTGAGGAACTGGCAGGTCTTCACGACCGTCGAGCCGGTGCGGACCATGTCGTCGAGCAGCACGATGTCGTGCCCCTGGATCTCCTCGAAGGTCGACTCGCTCTTGGGATGCAGCGAGATTTCGACTTGCCGCTCGTCGGTGCGCTTCTTGTCCAGAAGCACGAACTTCGCTTTCGGCATCGCGAGTTGGACGAACATCTCCTTGACGAAGCTGCGTACGCCCTGGTCCGGCGCGCAGAGCGCCAGCCCTTCGCCCTCGGCCCCGAACCGGACGATGTCGGAGTTGCGGAGGTAGTCGATGTAGATGTCGTAGGGGATGAGGTTGTGGAACTTCTTCCCAAACTCCTCGCAGAACAGCGTCTGGACCGCCAGCGAGTGGTTGTGTACGGTCAGAACCCGATCGACGCCAGCGAGGCGGAGCATCTGGGCGTAGAGCTTCGCGGTGAACGGTTGGCCGTCGAACTTCTTGAGGTCCTGGATGTCGCGATCTTCTTCGGTGACTCCCGGTTCGCGGTGGGGGCCCCGATCCTGCGCGCTGTAGAAGAGGTCGGGTTCGAGGAGAATCACCTCTTGCGCGCCGTTCTCTTTGGCGCTGCGCGCGATCAGCATGTTGCGCATCGCGAGGCTTTGGCGGCTGAGGGTCGGGCTCGACGTGCTGACGATCACGACCGTCTTTCCGTCCAGTCGTTGCCCGATGCGGGTGAGGTCGAGTTCGTCGGAGATGAAGCGCGGGCAGAACTCGGAGTTCGCGAACGTCTTCATGCTGATGATGTCCGCGATGTCTTCGGTTTGGCCGACGGCGTACGCCATGTCGATCGCGAAGGGATCTTCAGACGTATTGCTGACCAGAACGACGTTCGGTGCTCCCGTGGTTGTGGTCAAACGATCTCCATCCATCCCTGCCCCGCGCCTCATCCTCTGCCCGCGCGGGAGGCCGGATACCTACCAGCCGCGGGGGGCCAGCAGGTCTGCCTCGGGTATCGACGCCGCGCTGATGCCGACCATCGGCTCGCCAAGATCTCGACTGATCTCCGCGAGCTTCTTCGCGTCCTTGTAGAACAGGACGGCCTCGACCATCGCCTTGGCGCGCCGTTCTGGGTTGCCGGACTTGAAGATGCCGCTGCCGACGAAAACGGTCTCCGCGCCGAGCTTCATCATCAAGGCCGCGTCGGCGGGTGTGGCGATGCCGCCCGCGGAGAAATTGGGGACGGGCAGGCGCCCGTGCTCGTGCACGTGCTGGATCATCTCGAGCGGCGCCTGATGCTCTTTGGCGAGGACGTACAACTCGTCTTCTCGAGAGTTTTGGACCTGGCGGATCTCGGCCATGATCGTGCGCATGTGCCGCACGGCCTCGACGACGTCGCCGGTGCCTGCTTCGCCTTTGGTTCGGATCATCGCGGCACCCTCCGCGCAGCGGCGAAGCGCCTCCCCGAGGTTGCGCGCGCCGCACACGAAGGGCACCGTGAACGCGTGCTTGTCCACGTGGTTCGCCACGTCGGCGGGGGTCAAGACCTCGCTCTCGTCGATGAAGTCCACCTCGAGCGCCTCGAGGATCTCGGCCTCGGCGAAGTGGCCGATGCGGCACTTGGCCATCACCGGAATCGTGACGGTCTTCTTGATGTTGAGGATCATCTCGGGGTCGCTCATGCGGGCGACACCGCCGTCGCGGCGGATGTCCGCGGGGACGCGTTCGAGCGCCATGACCGCCACCGCGCCCGCCTGCTCGGCGATACGGGCCTGATCGGCGTTGACGACGTCCATGATCACGCCGCCTTTCAGCATCTCCGCCAAGCCGACCTTTTCCCGCCACGTCTTCATTGCCGCACCCATTTTCAGGTTCACCTCAGGTTGCAATTGTACCTCTGGGGACGGGAATCGGGAATCGGGAATCGGGAGACGGGGGACGGGAGACGGGAATCGGGAATCGGGAGTGTGGGAGTGCGCGCGCTTGCGCGACGCCTTGAGTTCGCCGAACTCGTTCGGCTCCGGCATGCTCGCAGTCGGTCCCCCGCCCAAAGGGCCGAGGGCATCCCGCCCTCTTCGAGCAGCCCTTCGGCCAGACGTCCCTCCGCCGCGTTGCGGAGAAGGGCCATGGACCGATACAGGTTGGTCTTGCCGCAGCCGTTGGCTCCCACGATGAGGTTCGCACTCTTTAGGGGGAGCGTCAGCGCTCGAATCGAGCGATAGTTCTCCACGCGCAATTCGGTGACGGGCACGGCAACATCGAGTATAAGCCGATTCGATGGACGATCTCCGCGAGCGGGCGCTTCGCCTCGCCGAAGGGCAGGCAGCCACGCCCTCGTCGATCGAGCGCGTGGCGGCGGCGACGTCGCCCGAGGCGGCGCGGTGGGCGTTCACGCAGTGGGAGCTTCGCAAACGCGGTTCCGCGAAGTTCGGGCAGGCGGGCGAGATGCTGTTCGTCCGGGAGGCCCTGGAGCAGGCGACGCACGAAGCCCTCGCCGCCTACCACGCATCCCGGTTCCCGCAGGGCGAACTCGTCGCCGACCTGACCTGCGGCATCGGCGCAGACCTCGTGGCGCTTGCCGCCCGCGGCCCTGCGGTGGGTTTCGAACTGGACGCGGAGCGCGCGGCGTGCGCGCGCCACAACCTCGCGGTGCATGGTCTGAGCGCCGAGGTACATGAGCAAGATAGTTTCGGTGCCGAATGGTCTTGGGAGTACGCGGCGGCCGACCCGGCCCGCCGCGCCGGCGGGCGACGGCTGCGCGATCCCGAGGCGTTCGAGCCCGATCCGCGTTCCCTCGCCGAGCGGATGGGCGCCCTGCGTCTCGGGATGCTCAAGCTCTCGCCGATGCTCGCGGACACGTACCTCGAGTCCCTGGGCGGGGCCCTGGAGTTCGTCTCGTTCGGGGGCGAGTGCCGCGAGGCGCTGGTGTGGCTTGGCCAACTGGCTACCCCGGGTCGGTGGGCGGTTTTGGTGGAGAGTGGCGAGCGCCTCGCCGCCGGGGAACCGCCGTTTCCCGTGGACGGCCCGGACGCGGTGGTGTGCGAGGCGGACCCCGCGGCGATCCGCGCCCACGCGCTCGGCACCTTGTGCGAGCAACATGCGCTCACCCCGCTTGGGGACTCGAACGGGTACCTCACCGGCGCATCGCCGCCGGATTCGCCCTGGCTGCGCTCCTACCGCGTGCTGGCGCGTGGCGCGTGGGACCTCAAAGCGCTGCGCTCGTTGCTAGCGGAGCGACGGTGCCGCACACCGGAGATCAAGGTGAGGGGCTGTCCGATCGACGTCGAGAAGACGCGCCGTTCGCTTCGTGCCGACGGGTCGGAGCCCGCCGTCGTGTTGAGCTATCCGGTCGGGAAGCAGATTCGCTATGCGTTAGGGTTGGAGGTGCGATGAATGTCGCTCGGTGCCAGGGACTCGCGGCAAGCCGCTCGGGGCAAGGCGACGAGCAAGCTCGCGCACTCCCAGAAACGGCCTCCGACTCCCGCCACCGTCTCCCGACTCCCGACTCCCGACTCCCGATTCCCGATTCCCGTCTCCCGACTCCCGATTCCCGATTCCCGTCTCCCGACTCCCGATTCCCGATTCCCGTCTCCCGACTCCCGATTCCCGATTCCCGTCTCCCGATTCCCGATTCCCGTCTCCCGTCTCCCGTCCCCTACTCCTTCGTGCCCACGCCCGCCAAGGCGTCCTCGCCCATGATCTCTTTCACGATCTGGTTCTGGTTGATGCGATACTTGCGGGCGCGGGGCTCCATGAAGCTCGTGTCCACGTCCTGCAGCTCGAAGCTCGGGCCGTCGGGGGTCCAGGTGGCCAGGGTGGTCTTCAGCCAGTTCTTGTCGTCGCGGTCGGGCGTGTCCATCTTGAAGTGGGCGCCGCGGCTCTCGTCGCGGAAGTAAGCGCCGCCGACGATGGCCTTCGCGCTTTCGATCATGTGCCCGATGTTGCGCGTGAACGGAACGGCCTGGTTGCTCCAGCCCGAGTCGTCGAGCAGGGCGCACTGCTTTGCGCGCTCGCCCAGATCCACGAGCTCCTGCTTCGCCGTCGCGAGATCCTTCTGCGTGCGCCAGATGCCGCACTTGTTCCACATGATCTCGGCGAGTTCGGCGTGCAGGCGGTAGGGGTTCTCCGTGCCGTTCGACTTGCGCAGGGCGTCGTACTCGTCCTGGCGCTCGCGCCGCGCTTCTTCCAACGCCGAGGCCGGAAGCCCCTCGGCGGAGGCGTCCATCTGCCCGAGGTACGCCTGAATGGCCTGCGCGGTGATCTCGCCGCCGTAGAGGCACGAGAGCAGCGCGTTCGCCCCCAGGCGGTTCGCGCCGTGGTACTGGTAGTCGCACTCGCCCGCGGCATAGAGGCCGGGCATGTTCGTCATCTGGTTGCGCGGCGACGACGTGTCGATCGCGCCCTCGCTGCCCTTGGCGAAGTCCACCCACAGGCCGCCCATCGTGTAGTGCACGGCGGGGTAGATGCGCATCGGCAGCTCGATCGGGTCCTCGCGCATGAACTTCTCGTAGATCTCCAGCACGCCCTCGAGCTTGTCGTTGATCTGCTCGCGGGTCATGCCCTTCTCCTTGTGGAGGTGCGTGATGTCGAGATACACCTGCTGGCGGCCCTTGATGCCGCGGCCCATCCGGCACACGCAGTAGATCGAGAAGGAGACGATGTCGCGCGAGAGCAGGTTGCCGTAGACCGGGTCCAATTCCTCGCAAAAATACCAGCGGTCCGCTTCGGGGATCTCCGGCGCGGGGCGGCTGTCGTCGGGGTCGCGCGGCGTCCAGAGACGCCCGCCTTCGCCGCGCACCGACTCGCTCATGAGACGGCACTTGTCCTCGCCGGGGATCGCCGTGGGGTGGATCTGCACCATCTCAGGGTTCGCGTAGTGCACGCCCTGCTGGTAGCAGATGCTCACGGGCGAGCCGCTGTTGATGATCGAGTTGGTCGAGCGACCGAAAATGAGCCCGTTGCCGCCGGTCGCCATCACCGCGGCATCGCACGCGAACGACTCGATGGCCATCGTGCGCAGGTTTTGGGCGACGATGCCGCGGCAGCGCCCTTCGGAGTCCTTCACCAGGCCGAGGAACTCCCAGCCCTCGTACTTCTCGACGATGCCGTCGACCTCCCACCGGCGCACCTGCTCGTCCAGCGCGTAGAGAAGTTGCTGGCCGGTGGTGGCCCCGGCGTAGGCCGTGCGGTGTTTCAGGGTGCCGCCGAAGCGACGGAAGCTGAGCATCCCCTCGTGCGTGCGGTTGAACGGCACGCCCATCCGGTCGAGCAGGTAGATGATCGCCGGAGCGCGCTCGCACATGCGCATCACGGGGGGCTGGTGGTTGAGGAAGTCGCCACCCGTGATCGTGTCCTCGAAATGCAGGTAGGGCGAGTCGCCCTCGCCGCGCAGGTTCACGGCCCCGTTGATCCCGCCCTGCGCGCATACGCTGTGGCTGCGCTTGACGGGCACCAGGCTGAAGAGTTTGACCTTGACGCCCGCCTCGGCGAGCTTCATGGTGGTCATGAGCCCTGCGAGCCCACCACCCACGACGACGACGGTTCTTTGTGCGGCCATAGCGGTCTTTGGATTGTACCGGGGGGTGGAAACCTGAAGTGGAATGCGAGGTTCTCGGCCTAAACCCCGCAAGATTGCGTGCCGATCTGAAGGTGGGATGAACCGAGGAATCTACGCCACGGCCGCCGGGATGTCGGCAGCGCAAAGCCAACTGGACGTGCTCACGCACAACCTCGCCAACGCTTCGACCCATGGGTTCAAGCAGGACGCGCTGGCCTTCGCCGACAACTACGCGGTCCAGCTCAAGGCGGGCGGTGCACCGATCGGCTCGATGGGCTACGGGCCCTCGCTCCAATCGCAGTACACCGACTTCTCTGTGGGTTCGATCGAGCCGACGGGCAACCCGCTGGACGTCGCGATTCCCAATCCAAGGGGCTTCTTTGCGGTCCAGACGCCGGACGGCGTGCGGTACACGCGGGATGGGGCGTTTACGCTCACGGACGGCACGCTGACCACGCAAAACGGTTTCCCGGTGCTGGACGATCGGGGGACCCCGATCCTCGTGCCCGACGGGGAGATCGCCGTCAGCTCTACGGGCGAAATCGCCGTCAACGGAATTCCGGCCGGCACGTTGGGGGTCTACGAGGGCACCTTCGCCCACGAGGGCCACAACCTCTACACCGCTCCCGATGCCCTCCCCATGGACGCGCCCGAGGTGCGTTCAGGGGCTTTGGAAAGCTCCAACGTCAACCCGGTGACCTCGATGGTCTCCATGGTGGAGATCCACCGCATCTTCGAACTCTCGCAACGCACGATCACGCAACAGGACGAATTGACCCAACGACTCATTCAAAGCCTTCAAGACCGCTGAGGCCGGACCCGCAAGGGAGGCAGCCGGCTCGCCCGAACGGCGAACCGCAAGCACCGTCTGAAGGCGACGACGCACACCGACAGGAGACATCGCCGCCATGATTCGATCGCTCACCACCGCTGGGACAGGCATGATTGCCCAGCAAACCAACCTGGACACCATCGCCAACAACCTGGCCAACGTCAACACCACTGCCTACAAGCAGCAACGGGCCGAGTTCCAGGACATGATGTACCAGACCCTCGCCGCGCCCGGCGCGCCCACCGGGGCGAACTCCAGCCAGCCGGTGGGACTCCAGATCGGCCTCGGCTCGATGTTCTCCGCGAGCGCCACGAACTTCGACCAAGGCTCCCTGCAGAGCACGGGCAACCCCTACGACATCGGCATCAGCGGGGAGGGCTTCTTCCAAGTCCAGATGCCGGACGGCACGACGGCCTACACGCGAGACGGCTCCTTCAAGACCGACGCCAACGGGCTGCTCGTCACGAGCGAAGGGTACGCCGTGGAGCCGAACATCACGGTTCCGGCCGGTGTCACCAACTTCACGGTTTCGCCCGGCGGCATCGTCTCCGTCACCGCGCCCGGGCAGAACGAGCCTCAGGAGCTCGGCCAGATCACGCTCGCAAAGTTCGTGAACCCCGCGGGCCTGCAGCGGCTGGGTCAGAACCTCTACGCGCAGACGGGGGCGAGCGGCGACCCCCAGGTCGTCAACCCCGGCGAAGAGGGTTCGGGGCAGTTGATGGGCGGCGTCCTGGAGGGTTCGAACGTGCAGATCGTCGAGGAGATGGTCCGGATGATCCTCGCCCAGCGGGCCTACGAGATCAACTCGAAGGCCATCCAGACCGCCGACGACATGCTCCAGGTCCTCAACAGCCTCAAGAGGTAACTCATGACGCTTCTCGCTCTCTTGCCAGCCCTGATCCTCGGCGCCGCGCACGTGGACGTGCGCGTCGATGGGGACGGCTACCTCCGCTTCGTGCGCGACGGCCGCGTCGCCTACGCCAAGCAAGCCGTGCTCGAAGCGCGCGACGGCAAGCTGTGCCACGTGTCGGGCCCCGCGATCCTGCCCACGATTCGAGTGCCCGAAGGCGCCGAGGCGATCTCGGTCGATCTCGAGGGCCGCGTGAGCTGCACCGCCGCCGGGCGGACCAGTGAAGTCGGCCGACTGGTGCTCGCGTTGTTCGAGGGCGGCACGGCGATGCGCGAAGTGGACGGGCTGCTCGTCTCGCCCGACCGTCCCCACGTGGGCAACCCCGGCGAAGGGACGTGCGGCGTGATCCGCACGGATGGAGCCGCGGCGACGACCACGACGGCGGCCCCGCAGCGGACCGCGACGCCCGCCCCTGCGTACTCGGGCAAGGGTGCCACGATCGTCGTGCGGCCGCAAACCGAAGTCTCGGGCGGTGCGATTCTGCTCGGCGACATCGCGGACATCCAGGCCGCGCCCGAGCTCCTCGACTCGCTCCGACAGGTCGTCCTTGGCGACACGCCTCCGATGGGCGTGCCGCGGATCCTCGATCGCGACCGGGTACTGACCCGTCTCCGCGCCGCGAAGATCGAGACGGCGGACCTCCTCCTCACGGTGCCCGAGAAGGCCGAGGTGCGGCGGCGTTCGGCGAAGGTCACCAACGCGGAGTTCATCGACGCCGCGGCCCTTTACGCGAGACAGCAGTTGAGCTCCGAAGTGGCGCTCGAATCCAAGGACGAGTATCCCGAGATGGCCGTGCCCGAAGGCAAGCTCGAGCTCCGGGGCACGTCGATGACGCAGTACGGCGCGACGATCAGCGTCGTGGTGGCGGCCGTCGTGGACGGCAAGCCCGTGCGCTCGCGCACGGTTCGGTTCACGGCGAACCTCGCCGAAGCGGGGGTGCGCCAGGGTTCGGCGGTGAAGGTGCTTTTGAAGAGCGGGGGCGCGGTGGTCGAAGTTACCGGGACCGCGCGCAAGACCGCTTTGGTGGGACAAAGCGTGGAGGTCGAGGTGAAGCTCGACCAGCGCACGACGCACGTCGGAGTCGTGACGGCTCCGGGCGTGGTGGAGGTGAAGCTTTCATGAAGACGTTGATGCTGGGCTTGGCGCTGGGCTGCGCGGGATGGAGCGCGGCGCAGGGCTGGACCGGCGGAGTGGACGACCAAAACCCGGGCTCGCTTTGGAATCGATCGAGCCGCAACTCGTTCATGGACCGCACGGCCAAGCAGGAGGGCGACCTCCTCACCATTCTCATCCGCGAAGTCTCTAGCTCGAGCTTCGCCGCACAGACGACGACCAGCAAGTCGGACTCCAACACGATCACCAAGGCCCTCGGGCCCCTCATCCAGTCGCTGATCCCAGCGGCGTCGACGAGCGGATCGGGGAGTTCGGCCGGCAAGGGCTCGACTTCGCAGACCGGAAGCTTCACGGCGCGCATGACCGCCGTGGTGAAGCAGGTGATGCCCAACGGGAACCTCGTGATCGAGGGCACGCGCTGGGTGCATATCAACAAGGACACGCAGGTGTTTACACTGACCGGCATCGTGCGCCGAGACGACGTGCGCAGCGACAACACGATCTTCAGCGAGCAGATCGCCGAGGCGGAGATCAAAGCCACGGGATCGGGCGCGATCTCGGACCGGCAGCGCCGCGGCATTCTCACCCGCCTCTTGGACTGGCTTTTCTGATGGTGCAACCGATGAAGAACTCGATGGTGTTACTCGTTTTGGCCGCGCTGGTCGCTTCGGCGGCCGGCCAGGCGGTCTCGAAAGAGCCCCCCGCGCAGGACCCGGGCGCCGCCCAGCGCGCGGCGATCCAGAACGCCGAGCAGATGGGCATCGAAGTGCGCATCAAAGACATCGCCCGATTCCGCGGCGTGCGTTCGAACCAGCTCTTCGGCTTCGGCATCGTCGTGGGCCTCGCAGGCAACGGCGACACGAAGAAGACCCCGTTCACGGCGACCCTGATCGCCAACGCGCTCAAGGACGCGGGCACGACCTCGGACCCGAGCACGTTCGGGCTCAAGAACGTCGCCGTCGTCTCGGTGACCGCCGAGCTGCCTCCGTTCGCCATGCCCGGCAACCGGATCCCGGTCACCGTGCAGTCGATCGGCGACGCGAAGACGCTGCAGGGCGGCTCGCTGCTCCCCGCTCCCCTCTATCCGGCGGGCAACAAGGAGACGGCTTACGCCGTGGCGTTCGGCGAACTGAGCATCGGCGGCTTTTCCGCCGAAGGGGGCGGAAGCTCGGTCTCGAAGAACCACCCCACGGTCGGCATCATCCCCGACGGCGGGTTCGTCGAGGCCAGCGTGCCCACGAAGACCGTGTTCGCGGACGGCTCGATGTACCTCGAGCTGAACGACGCCGACTTCACCACGGCCGCACGGCTCGCCGAGAAGTTGCGCGAGAACCTCCCGCAGTACCAGGCGTTCGCGATCGACGGCGGGTCGATCCGACTCACGCTGCCCGACGGCGTCAGCCCCGTGCGCGCCATGGCGGAGATCGAGGGACAGAAGTTCTTCGCCGACACCGTGGCCGTCATCGTGATCAACGAGCGCACCGGCACGATCGTGGTCGGCGGGAACGTGCGCATCGGGCCGGCGATGGTCGCCAAGGGGAGCTTGAACGTGCGGATCGATCGCGAGACGATCGTCAACCAGCCCAACACGCCGTTCACGAAGGGCCAGACCGTCGTGACGAACCAGACGACGGTCAATGCCGGCGAGGACACGGCCCAAGTGGCGCTGATTCCGCCGTCGACCACCGTCGGGGACCTCGCGCGGCTGTTCCAGACGCTGAAGGTGAGCCCCACGGACGTCATCGCCATCCTCGAAGCCCTCCAGGCGCAAGGCGCCCTGAAGGCGAGGATCAAGGTGCAGTGATGCGGCTCGACGCGATGCTCCAGGTCGGCGAGGCGGTCCACATGGCCGCCCCCGAGTTCGCGAAGCTCAAGCGCGCCACGCAGCAGATCGAGGCGATGTTCTTCAAGGACATGCTGGCCACGATGGGTGCGGGCAAGGCGGACTCGAGCGGCGGGGGGTTCGGCGCCGACATCTACAAGGACATGTTCAACCAATCGCTTTCAGAGACGCTGTCGCAGCGCGGCTCCCTCGGCATCGGGCAGATGATCTACCGGCCGATGGGCAAGGCCCTGCTGGGACAGCAACTGATGAAACTCCATTTGAGCGGCGGCGCGGAGCGCATCGACCGCAAGGAATAACTATGAAGACAAGAGAACTCCAAACCCTGTGGTGGGACTGGCTCGGCACCTCCGAGAGGCTGCTGCGCTCCCTCCACGAGCAGACCGCCGCGCTCACGCTGCGGGACGTCGCCCGCGTCGAGCGGATCCAGCCCGAAGTGGACCAGATGCTCGAGCGCATGCGATCGATCGACACCAACGCTGCGGCGTGCGCCCAGAAGCTGGCCGTTGAGATGGAGACCGAACCCTCTCTTCGAGGCTTGGTGCGCGTGCTGGAAAAGGCCGAAGCGCAGCAGGTCCAGTCGATCGCGAACCGCGTCACCGTGGCCGCACGCAACGTGCAGCACGTGATCAAGAAGAACCAGGCGCTCATCGAGAACGAGATGGTGTATCTGAACGGCACCCTCACGCTGATCGCCAGGACCGCGACGGAGGCGCAAGGCCCCTACAAGCCGTCGGCACATGCCGCCGTGCTCGTGGACCAGGCCGCGTAACAACGCCATGCCCTCTCCCTTCCAAGGAATCGACATCGCCACGCGGGCCCTGCGGGCGTTCCAGCGCCAACAGGAGGTCGCCGGCAACAACGTCGCCAACGTCAACACGCCCGGCTACTCGCGGCAGTCCGCAGACCTGTCCGCCACCCGGGGGCTCGACGTGTACGGCGTCCAGCACTACACGTTGGGAACCGGCGTTTCGGTCACGACGGTCAACCGCATCCGAGACCTCTTCCTCGAGGGTCGGATGCAGACGGCCCAATCGGATCTGAGCCGCCTCGGCACGATGGCGGACAACCTCGCGCGTGTCGAACCGATGTTGAGCGATTCCGCGGGCGGAGGGGTTTCGACCGCTCTGAACCGCTTCTTTTCGGCCTGGTCGGGGCTTGCGAGCGGCGCGAACGATCCGGCCGCACGGCTCGAGGTTCAGCAGTCCGGTGCGTCCCTTGCGATGCAGATCCGGTCGACGTACCAGCAGCTTTCTTCGCAGGAGGCGCAGATCTCGAACGACCTGTCGTCGAACGTCTCCCAGATCAACGAGCTGACGCAGCACATCGCCGCGCTCAACAACGAAATCCGGTCGAAGCTCGGCGCGGGGATCACACCGAACGAGTTGTTGGATGCCCGCGACCTTGCCGTCGGGCAGCTCAGCAATCTGGTGGACGTCCGCACCGTGGACCAGCCGGATGGATCGATGAACGTCTATATCGATCAGTACACGGCGGTCGAGGGCAAGGTCTCGCGGCCGATCCCGGCGACGATCGATCCCGGCACGTCGAGTTTCACGGTCGACGGCAAAACGTACACGGTGCGGGGAGGGACGCTCGCGGGCCTCGCCCAGAGCCAGAACAACCTCGCCGCCTATCGAGGATCGCTCGACACCCTGGCCAACACGCTTCGGACCGAGGTCAACGCCCTGCACCAGACCGGTATCAACAAACTGGGCAACACCGGGGTCAACTTCTTCAACGACGCCACGCCCCCCGACCCGCAAACGGGCGCCGTGGACTTCAACCTGAGCGCCGAGGTGGCGGGAAGCCTCGATGCCATCGCGGCGGGCACGAGCGGGGCCGCGGGAGACGGCGGCGTGGCCCTCGCGCTGTCGAGGGTCCGCGACCAGTCGATTCCCGCGCTGGGCAATCGCTCTCCCACGCAGTTCTACGGCGATCTCGTGTCGTCGGTGGGTCGCGACGTCGCGTTCTATCGCGACTCGGCCGACACCCAGACGTCGGTGGTGGATCAGATCGAGCAGCAGCGCCAATCGGTGAGCGGCGTGTCGCTCGACGACGAGATGGCGGACATGCTCCGTTTTCAGCGCAGCTACCAGGCCGCGGCGAAACTCCTCTCGGTTTTCGACCAGATGACCAATGATTTGATTAACATGCTGAACCGCTAACCGCAGAATTGCCAGGAACCATGAGAATCAGCACCGCCTACCAATACGACCGCTACTCGTCGCAGATCGCGTCGAGCCAGGCGCGGTACATGGAGGCCCAGATGCGCGTCTCGACCGGCAAGCGGATCAACAAACCCAGCGACGATCCGTCGGGCGTGTCGACGATCCTCAACGTGAAAACCCTTCAGGCGGCGACGAAGCAGTACGCGAAGAACGTGCAAACGGCCAAGGGGGTGCTCGGCTTCACCGAGTCGGCCCTCTCGGAGGCGGCGACGATGACCCGCAGAGCCTACGAGCTCACCCTCAGCGCGGCGAACTCCACCACGACCCAGCCGGCGCGCGACGCGATGATCCAGGAGATCGAGCAGATGCAGCGCAATCTGGTCGACCTGGCGAACACGCAAGGGCCCAAGGGCGAGTACGTGTTCGGCGGCCAGAAGAACGACGCCCGACCCTTCACCGTCACGGGCTCGACGCTTGTTTACAACGGAGATTCCGGAGACATCCTCGTCGAGACCGGCGCAGTCGAGACGATGACCGTCAACTCCAAAGGCGATCCCCTTTTCACCAACGCCTATGCGGAGCTCGAGAGCCTGAAGGCGGATCTCAGCGGAGGCAACATCCCCGCGCTGAGCGGCGT from Fimbriimonadaceae bacterium includes:
- the sdhA gene encoding succinate dehydrogenase flavoprotein subunit gives rise to the protein MAAQRTVVVVGGGLAGLMTTMKLAEAGVKVKLFSLVPVKRSHSVCAQGGINGAVNLRGEGDSPYLHFEDTITGGDFLNHQPPVMRMCERAPAIIYLLDRMGVPFNRTHEGMLSFRRFGGTLKHRTAYAGATTGQQLLYALDEQVRRWEVDGIVEKYEGWEFLGLVKDSEGRCRGIVAQNLRTMAIESFACDAAVMATGGNGLIFGRSTNSIINSGSPVSICYQQGVHYANPEMVQIHPTAIPGEDKCRLMSESVRGEGGRLWTPRDPDDSRPAPEIPEADRWYFCEELDPVYGNLLSRDIVSFSIYCVCRMGRGIKGRQQVYLDITHLHKEKGMTREQINDKLEGVLEIYEKFMREDPIELPMRIYPAVHYTMGGLWVDFAKGSEGAIDTSSPRNQMTNMPGLYAAGECDYQYHGANRLGANALLSCLYGGEITAQAIQAYLGQMDASAEGLPASALEEARRERQDEYDALRKSNGTENPYRLHAELAEIMWNKCGIWRTQKDLATAKQELVDLGERAKQCALLDDSGWSNQAVPFTRNIGHMIESAKAIVGGAYFRDESRGAHFKMDTPDRDDKNWLKTTLATWTPDGPSFELQDVDTSFMEPRARKYRINQNQIVKEIMGEDALAGVGTKE
- the pdxS gene encoding pyridoxal 5'-phosphate synthase lyase subunit PdxS gives rise to the protein MGAAMKTWREKVGLAEMLKGGVIMDVVNADQARIAEQAGAVAVMALERVPADIRRDGGVARMSDPEMILNIKKTVTIPVMAKCRIGHFAEAEILEALEVDFIDESEVLTPADVANHVDKHAFTVPFVCGARNLGEALRRCAEGAAMIRTKGEAGTGDVVEAVRHMRTIMAEIRQVQNSREDELYVLAKEHQAPLEMIQHVHEHGRLPVPNFSAGGIATPADAALMMKLGAETVFVGSGIFKSGNPERRAKAMVEAVLFYKDAKKLAEISRDLGEPMVGISAASIPEADLLAPRGW
- a CDS encoding flagellar hook-basal body protein, translating into MNRGIYATAAGMSAAQSQLDVLTHNLANASTHGFKQDALAFADNYAVQLKAGGAPIGSMGYGPSLQSQYTDFSVGSIEPTGNPLDVAIPNPRGFFAVQTPDGVRYTRDGAFTLTDGTLTTQNGFPVLDDRGTPILVPDGEIAVSSTGEIAVNGIPAGTLGVYEGTFAHEGHNLYTAPDALPMDAPEVRSGALESSNVNPVTSMVSMVEIHRIFELSQRTITQQDELTQRLIQSLQDR
- a CDS encoding flagellar basal body L-ring protein FlgH, with protein sequence MKTLMLGLALGCAGWSAAQGWTGGVDDQNPGSLWNRSSRNSFMDRTAKQEGDLLTILIREVSSSSFAAQTTTSKSDSNTITKALGPLIQSLIPAASTSGSGSSAGKGSTSQTGSFTARMTAVVKQVMPNGNLVIEGTRWVHINKDTQVFTLTGIVRRDDVRSDNTIFSEQIAEAEIKATGSGAISDRQRRGILTRLLDWLF
- the flgG gene encoding flagellar basal-body rod protein FlgG, producing the protein MIRSLTTAGTGMIAQQTNLDTIANNLANVNTTAYKQQRAEFQDMMYQTLAAPGAPTGANSSQPVGLQIGLGSMFSASATNFDQGSLQSTGNPYDIGISGEGFFQVQMPDGTTAYTRDGSFKTDANGLLVTSEGYAVEPNITVPAGVTNFTVSPGGIVSVTAPGQNEPQELGQITLAKFVNPAGLQRLGQNLYAQTGASGDPQVVNPGEEGSGQLMGGVLEGSNVQIVEEMVRMILAQRAYEINSKAIQTADDMLQVLNSLKR
- a CDS encoding rod-binding protein, which translates into the protein MRLDAMLQVGEAVHMAAPEFAKLKRATQQIEAMFFKDMLATMGAGKADSSGGGFGADIYKDMFNQSLSETLSQRGSLGIGQMIYRPMGKALLGQQLMKLHLSGGAERIDRKE
- a CDS encoding flagellar basal body P-ring protein FlgI, with the translated sequence MKNSMVLLVLAALVASAAGQAVSKEPPAQDPGAAQRAAIQNAEQMGIEVRIKDIARFRGVRSNQLFGFGIVVGLAGNGDTKKTPFTATLIANALKDAGTTSDPSTFGLKNVAVVSVTAELPPFAMPGNRIPVTVQSIGDAKTLQGGSLLPAPLYPAGNKETAYAVAFGELSIGGFSAEGGGSSVSKNHPTVGIIPDGGFVEASVPTKTVFADGSMYLELNDADFTTAARLAEKLRENLPQYQAFAIDGGSIRLTLPDGVSPVRAMAEIEGQKFFADTVAVIVINERTGTIVVGGNVRIGPAMVAKGSLNVRIDRETIVNQPNTPFTKGQTVVTNQTTVNAGEDTAQVALIPPSTTVGDLARLFQTLKVSPTDVIAILEALQAQGALKARIKVQ